The Chanos chanos chromosome 9, fChaCha1.1, whole genome shotgun sequence genome includes the window TACGTATGCGCTGGCATATTCAATCTTGGCTCCTTTAATCTCTGCTTTgaactgtgtgaaaaacaagTAGGACTTCCCTTGAGGtctttcaggagagagagagagagggagagaaaatcaATACAGTTCCCTTCATCTGAGATTACCTAACACTGTCTTCACACAAAAAAGTCCAAGTGAAGGAGCCCACACATCCTAAACTAAAACCATATCTGTCATTTCACGCACGGAGGGAGAAATTTCGACATTTATCTCCCAGATAAAGTTCTACATTATACATACAGAGACCAGTGAAAAACGCCCGCAGGTACAAAATAACCGACATGAGTAATAAGATTTATTAAAATTGGATAAAAAAGGAAAGTGAACCGAAAGTTGGTTTTTAAACGgctgtataaaaaaaatgaaacagaaggtCTGCGTTtgggtggaggaagaggaaaccttttctgtgtttatagGCAACGCGAGATTTGGTCAGGATGCAAAACGGCTTTAATAAAAAGCCAACTCTTTCATGTAATCGCTGAAAAAACACCTTTTAATGTAAACTAGTGAGATCCAGGCCTGTCCCCGACATCCTCTCTTAACcaactctttttgtttctttttccatttacaTGTATCTAGTCCATGTCCGACCAGGTTTTATAGTGACAGTTTTGCAGTAATGCGTGAGGTGCTGATTTCAACACACAGAATTATAACCTGACCTTGTATTTTAAAATAGGACCTGTTTATAGACATGAGCATTATGTTTTCCCTTCTGCTggattaattattaattatgtAACGTGTGAAATCACCTGTTGTTAAGCGCACGGACAGCtggcaaaataaaatgtaaaattcacATGTCTGACGGCTAATACCAGTTGCCTGGTATCATTACAGACATAAATTGACCATCAAGTTCCTTCTTTATGGTTTATGTTTTTGCTTTCGCTTGAAACACCACAGAGGGAGTCCAAGAGGGCCGATAACAGGAGGCCAAAATCAAAGCTGTCCAATGAGAGAAGCTGGTTCAAACCCTTACCCTCTGTCTCTAAATGATCAACTCATTCAAACCTCACCTGCCCCAACACATCTGCCTGCAtgtgaaataaatgtaatgtgtgttttattttaacttcaTCTAACTAGTTTTGCTTTTAGATGATGCCTACACATTCAATAAacaaatagagacagagaatcccgtgatcacacacacacacacacacacatacacacacacacacacacacacacacacacctgtgcatttaacccatccttacacaccggtagtgaacacacacacacacacacacacacacacacacctgtgcatttaacccatccttacacaccggtagtgaacacacacacacacacacacacacacacatacacacacacacctgtgcatttaacccatccttacacaccggtagtgaacacacacacacacacacacacacacctgtgcctGGGGAGCAGGTGGGGGTCAGGTGCTTTGCTCAAGGGCACCTCAGCCCTGCGTgtttttcctgccggtcctgggaACAGAACCCGCGACCCTTTGGTCACAAGCCCGATTCCCCTCCAGGCCACAGGCTGCCCCCAATCAGGGGAGAGCGCAAAGGCAGTCCCCTAACAccacaaattatgcagtcgagattcccacATTTGGGAAAGTCAGCAGAGCCCAAGTGCAATGGCTAAGCCTCACCCTGGGTAAGCCACCTTCACGAtcatggtgtctcccctgccaggtaagtatgTAGGGCTACTATGAGTAATGTTATATAATTACATATAGTGtgtattactattattattattattattcgcTGAACTGGATAGTGTTCCAGAGTTACCACCGTGTTTCAATAGACCAGGGTATGGAACTGGGAAGACATTATCATTCTCGTATTCCTAGTCAGAATTACAGATATAGGACTTGATTCATTTGACAGACTGAAGGCCTCtgagttgttgttttaatcagtGCTGAGTGTAGagtgagttgttgttgttgttgttgttgttgtcattgtcagCAGTGCTGAGTGCAGAGTGAGTTGCTGTTTTAATCAGTGCTGAGTGTAGAGtgagttgttgttttaatcagtGCTGAGTGTAGagtgagttgttgttgttgttgttgttgttgtcattgtcagCAGTGCTGAGTGTAGAGAAAGGACCAGCGCAGAGACTCACCTccacacagagcaggaaaacaAACGCTCGTCATCACTCAGCCCAACACTCATCTGCCATTGctgatgtaaacaaaaacaccagcaccacaataaataacataaacaaTACTGAGGATTCAAGGATCAGCTGTCTGTATGAATTTCACTTCACTGTAAAGAAATACTAtcataaatatgtgaaaatctGGGCATTCAGTGCGGTCAGTCAGTAAAGGGAGGCCAAGAGTGGTTTAATAGAACCAGGGTCCATCACAGGGAGTCAGGGCCACTTCAGTAAGCCTGCTCACTGACTCCATAAGAGACTGGTTCTCTACTACAGGGACTCTCCCGTGAGAAGGGTTAAGCGCTTTCTTAATGTAAACGTTGTTTCCGAATGTCctcagaggagggagaaagtTATCCCTGGAACATAAAAATTTCACTACAAGTCAAAGGTGATGATCAGCCCTCTCTCAGAGGACATGTATACCAGTCCTCACTCACACGGGTCTTCCCTTTGCTCCTGACAGCTCTCTCTACCTAAAACCTGCACATACAAACCAGGTCTTTAGTCTAACTGACCATATTTTATGTTCAGAGAACAAAACGAATGGGGTATGATATTGGGCAAAACTTAATGGCTTTATTCAATGcttaaaatatgttaaattagcctcaaaaacagataaaatgcaTAACATCTGGGTTGTAAACGTGCTGCTTGACAATGTGGTTTTAAATCTGAGACTGACAGTTGGTATCTGATGTGAAGGTCTGTATGTTTTAAGATAGGTTCCATGTCCATATCTCTTTGTAAAAAGGACAAGttttaaattataaatgttttGCAGGGGGGTTTCAGTTTCACAAATTGCAGACTCACCTCGTTAGTGCCCCCTTGCGACGCATAGGTGAAGATACATTCATAGTCTTTCTGCAAGGGAAAGGGAAATTTACTGGGATAATATAAATTTTCCGTTAAAGAGAAATTGACGGTTAACCATTAAAGATGACATGACACTGCACTAATCAAGGCTATAGTCCAAGTATTTATTGCCCCTTTTATAACGCTGGGTAACCTCACACGACCTGAATGCTAAAATGATGACAGCCAATTGAAACGCTTGCACAGTTTGACTGACACATCAATGTCCCGCTCACCGACCAATGAATGGAGCAGTTGTTCCTTGTCTTACTGACGTGTCAATATCTTACTCTATAACCCGCTCATTCCCCAATTTGGGTTTTCATCTCGagaaaaaacgttcaaattaAGATAAAGTGAGTGATGAGAAAGATGCGGCCGTGCGCTGTAAATTCCTAACATTTGTAGGACCTGTGTGTTTCCAGCTAGATCGCGCCAAATTAGCCTTAAATACAGCAAAGTAAAGAACCGGCTCAGATAAGCTAACGTTTACTTTATGACAATGCATACACGGTAGCTCTGCAGACACCCCAGAAATCATCCACCGTTCATGTCAACAAATGAGCTTTACTAACTATATTACTGACTGCAGAGCGCATTGCGAGGCTGCGATGTAGATGTTTCAGTCCAGCTGAACAATAACCCAGGTTTAAGTTAGCAAACTTACTGCCAAGTGTACAAGGAAACATTGATGAGTTAGCAAGAGGCTGCCAAGAGTATTTAACCTACTTGGCCAAAACCTGCCGTAATTTACAACAAAACAACGTCTGAGGCAACAAATAACCAAGCCCTCGTCAGTGCTGACAGTGACCTCTTGATTAATTCATATCGTCTGGTCTTGCAGCATATTAGGCTAACAATTTCCTTATTTAGGCTAAGCTAGCCATCGTTAACTTACGATTTTCTCAGAGAATGTGTGCACAACTCCACCGGGTTTCACATTGAACTCCACTGTTTTACTCCTCTCCGCAGAAGCACCGCTAAATGTTAACGTCGATGACAAAATTAACAAGACTGTGCCCCAAATGAAAACAGTCGCGGGCTGAATTTTTGTGTCGTGTTTGCATGCCATTTTGGTCAATGAAAGAACTGGCtaatgacacacatacagcaccGCTCTCCCTTCCCCTCTACGACCACAAAAATGACATCACGAAGGGGAGGAATCTTCTCTAGGGTTTCCCCGCCGCGAAATGTTCTATCAAAGGCTGTTCAGGTTGTATAGTGATTGTATTATTTCTTTAGAGCACACGAACAACACTTTACGTGTGGTCTTAAGAAAAGCGGGGATGGTTCAACTTGCATTGTGAAGACGTCTTGGAAAGTCCACCCTTCTATGGACACCTACATCTTAACTGTCTCTAAATGCTGTGTCCTATCACTGTCGTATCTCATCTTCACATGTTCAGCATCCTAATAGGATGGCAATGCATCAAGGACACGAGTCAGTCGGAATGAGCGATCTAATTTGTGCATGTTGCATACCTGCATACTATAAATATGTTAATAGTTCTGACGGTCCACTGCTGAAATTAGGTCCAAACGGCATCCGGTTTTCTAACCTTGGCCATTATAGCCTTGGCTAGTAACGACACGTTACGACCTTCATGACCCGTGACAGGTCATGCAACAGACCATAATCGCGCTCATGCTGTACATCACCAATCAtcgacatcatcatcatcatcgtcatttaATAAGTGATCATAATTTGAGCCCTCATTTCTAGAGTGTAGCATTCTCATTAATTTCATGTGTTGAGTGATACTATTAACTATATTCCAATAAGACAGAGATAATGGTGGGGTTGGTTTTCACTGAATTGCTTATATGCATGATGCATTGTACTGCCCTGTGATTTTGTTTAATTGTCTCAATCCTAGAAGGATGGACTCTCTCTTTTAGGCCTCCTCTCAAATGTTCTCTCTATTTCAGCCAAAGGGACTTTTTTCTTACTGTTGCCTCTTTAGTCTTGCTCGTGAAAAGTTTTTGGCCTGGTATCCTCTAAACCTGCTTTGTGGTAATGTCTTTGGTAAAAAGCTGTAAGTAAATAAGTAAGAATTGAATCAAATTATGTTTACAAACTGACTTATGTTTACAGACTGACTTATGTTTACAAACTGACTTAGCCGCCCTGTCTACTGACACACTCTCAGGAATTTTCAATAGCCAAGTGACTTGACACATTTTACTAGCTCCAGCAAGTCAAGTGTAAGCTTCTGGCTGGCACTAGcagtaaatgaatgtaaataaatataaatttgaaCCTCTCTCAGAGTGAGAAACAATTTTGGAAACACTGCAAATACTTGAAATTCAAATACTTGAATCCTGCTGCTTTGAGCTGGTGAACAGGTCACTGTGTTTTACTCCCCTCTTCTGGTGATTGTGAAAGGTCTATACTGGTTTGTTCTTGAAGTAATGGTATCTGGATTAACAGAGCGGTGAGGTACTGCCAGCACTGTGCAGAGACATACAGGCGGCACCACGCGACTCGGTCCAAATGATCTGCTGTGTCCTGTGAAAGgtaatgttcttttttaacAGGTCTACACGAGAGTATGCAGTGGATAGATGCAGTTATGTGAATGTCAGGGAACGCATTTTTAGCGTGTGTCTGCGTTTCAGACTGGGGgccaaaaaaatatattaacaaCCTGGTtttgggttggggtgggggggtttagGGCCAGGGGTGGCCCTTTCTTTGGATCCTGTACCTTAGAAACATTTTCAACTCATCTGGGATGAGACAGTTTATTAGAGAGAATGTACACCAATATCAGCTATCGAGCCACTTAGTTTAGTTTATGGCTTGAGAATGTATGTCACTTAGAGAACACTTCAGAGATATGGTGTGATGACATGGTGAACAATAGCAGGACACTGATTACAACATAACCAGCTAATTACACATGACTTTGTACTGATTagtacaaaacacaaagcattttAGACTACTGGTCTTCATCTTGACTTCAGTGCAAAGACAGTGACTTTAAAAAACGCACAAAACgtaatgatgatggtgataataATTATTAGGCTGCAGCTGGccaacccacctctttagaacacacctgtcccccaatgcctaacctcccttccctagagaaaaaaaaaaaaaaaaaaacctttgtcttgtatttctgtttgtaaaagtattccaggggcgcaatgcgaaagggcaatttgacgctcagtcttattatgatctctgttgaaggtattagaaatccgactgatgcaccaattgtaagtcgctttggtaaaaagcgtctgccaaataactaaattgtaaattgtaaaattgtctCTTAGTAACTTGTTAGCTTGTCTAACAGACCATTTGTTGAACAGGTTTGAAGATAAC containing:
- the mydgf gene encoding myeloid-derived growth factor, whose amino-acid sequence is MACKHDTKIQPATVFIWGTVLLILSSTLTFSGASAERSKTVEFNVKPGGVVHTFSEKIKDYECIFTYASQGGTNEQWQMSVGLSDDERLFSCSVWRPQGKSYLFFTQFKAEIKGAKIEYASAYSQATGGGQADVALKPEEFKIGETTVTHTEGKFRAELSKLTVIGRTRHDEL